The following is a genomic window from Tripterygium wilfordii isolate XIE 37 chromosome 19, ASM1340144v1, whole genome shotgun sequence.
GATTCTCCTCTCCTTAATACTTTAGTGTTGACATAGTTTGTACAATTAACTTAGGAAAAAACGGTTTTTTTATTAGTTTGAAAGTTTGGGATTTGGGGGTTCTCAAATTCCAATCTAAAAGCAATAGTTTTGTCACATAAGGTTTTATCTAATGGTGAagatttgaatttatatttacaaATTTGTGAGAGGAGTTTTTGAATGggagagagaaacaaatataGAGACAAGTGTAAAATTACTTTTTATATGTGATGATGTGGCAAAACTACAACCTTTAGATTAGAATTTGAGACTCTcaaattttttaagaatttGAGAGCCCCTAATCCGAAAGTTTGACGTTCACAACTTTTCCTGCACGATGTGGGACATGTCACTCGATAGCTCACCTAACGCCTCCAATCTTAACAGTGCAGAAGCTTGTTGTCCGTCCATTCGAAGTCATGCATGTCATGTTGAATTAGTGAGACATTATTGCAAGGGAAGACTATGGAAAGAAGATGCCGTGTGGAGACTTGCAAGTGTTAGAAGACTTTTGTACAAAGGTCTTCAAAATTGGTGCACTATTTAATTTGTTATCTTGTTGTGTCCTTATTAATTTGActgaaataaaatatagaaaagCTTAtttataacccaaaaaaaaaagtatttagtGAAATTGAAATTTGTGGATAGTGAGACCATAAAGGGGGGGTTAAGGCATTATGGTCTAAACACAATTCCTTAACCAAGGCAGCTCTAATGGCTAACAATACAGTTCAAGTTGAAATCTTTGCAAGAGAAACCATCAAACCATCAACAACGTCTCCCAGCTAAAACCTCGAAACGTTGACGTTTTCGCGTCTCGATCAATTCGTTCCTCCCATCTATCtccctttgattttcttttacccTTATGAAGATGACTCCAATGGCAATAACCATCTTGTAGTAGCTAAAGAGAGATCTTTGCTTCTTAAGGCATCTTTGTCCAATGTTCTAACTAGGTATCATCCTTTCGCGGGAAGAATCAAAGACCACATCTCTGTCGAATGCAACGGCGAGGGGGTTTTGTTCGTTGAAGCTCGAGTCAATTGTAATTTGCTTGATGTTTTACAACATCCGGATACTGAACAACTCGAGAAGTTCATACCTAGCGAGCCCCAGTTGGAAAACGTAGCAAcaggtaattttttttccttacctTTTTCATTGGTGGGGAAAGAGGAATGTGGCTCGAGTTTATGTTCAAATCAGATGTGCAAAAGTTAAGATTGCATGGTGTCTTTCTCGTTAAAATAGACAGCAGTCTTATGGATATGAgtattttttgtcccaactattTCAAATGCTGAGAATATGGACACAGACGATATCATATAAATCATGTGGGACCCATGATTTTATATAGATGATATGAATCCATCTCAGcatttgggacaaaaaaaaatagtgaaaaccTGATATCCTTAACATTTTCGACTGAAAGAAAGAGTAAAGGTTGTTTCTTAAAGTTTTACTTAATTATGCAATCAGACACCATGAAATTTGATCTGCTTTGCTGAAGctaacatattttcaattacattacAAGGTAATTTGATTCTTGTACAAGTGAACTTCTTCCAATGTGGTGGCATGGCAATTTGTGTGTGCTTCTCACACAAGCTTGGCGATGCGACTACCATCGCCACATTCATCAAGGATTGGGCATCCATGACAGTCGATAACGGTGGTGGTGAGGTACTAGTTCATCCAGAATTCATTGCTGCATCTCTTTTTCCTCCTGTAGACGAAATGTTTCCTCCCAATAATCAAGTTCCCCAACG
Proteins encoded in this region:
- the LOC119986155 gene encoding stemmadenine O-acetyltransferase-like; amino-acid sequence: MWDMSLDSSPNASNLNSAEACCPSIRSHACHVELVRHYCKGRLWKEDAVWRLASVRRLLYKENLETLTFSRLDQFVPPIYLPLIFFYPYEDDSNGNNHLVVAKERSLLLKASLSNVLTRYHPFAGRIKDHISVECNGEGVLFVEARVNCNLLDVLQHPDTEQLEKFIPSEPQLENVATGNLILVQVNFFQCGGMAICVCFSHKLGDATTIATFIKDWASMTVDNGGGEVLVHPEFIAASLFPPVDEMFPPNNQVPQRNSVRKRLVFNESNIAALKALASSATNEQPTRVEAVTALIWNCAMRTSRSILGPSRPSLCLHAVNLRKRYSPPLSEHAIGNLVGIIVAEIGETNEIGLQNLASQLRREKQEFKVTGDAEKMFMVEIVARFGQTKDVDIFSFSSWCRMPLYEGDFGWGKPIWVAPIQTIVPHVVVLLDTRDGDGIEAWVYLAQEEMAIFECDQELLSFASMNPSVLSN